The genomic interval GCTACATGTAAACGCAATGAGTGAGAGCGCAATGGCAAGATTGCCCCGTAAAATGGGTTCATACGTAAAGAGTGCCGTCGCAAGTGCGTAGGTTATACCAAGGGCTATGGCAATTTCAGTGTAGCGACCTTTGGTAAATTTAATCAAAAGCGGTGCGCTCATACCCAAACTGACGCCAAGAGCGCCCAAAACCACAAGGTTTAACGAAGGGTAAAAGAGTGAGCAGAGCGCTTGAAGCCCCACAAAAAAGATAATTTTTTTCTGGTCGGTATTGAGCCAGCCAAACGAACGGTACACCAGCAAACTTCCCAGAACACCGCCTAATGGAAGGGTAAAGAAGGCTTGGATGTCAGAGTGAAACACTTCAATAATCCCTGTTTGTGCGATGAGCAAGTAGTAGCAAAACTCACTCGCAACAAAGAGTGTAAAAAGGGCATTAAACATAAAGTCTCCTTTCAAATTTTGATGCAAACATAATATATACAGAGGCAAAAACAAGGTCATACACAGCGATAAGCATCGCTTCAACACCCAACTGGTGTGAAAGATAAAGCGATAAAAACATAGCAGAGACGACGATGCGATTAAACGCGCTTATTTTGGCGAGCATAGGCGCATATAAGGGCTGAAGCAAACCAAAAAGATGCAAAATGCCTGTCGTTGTCATAAACGCAAAGGCGATATATTCGTACTTCCCTTCAAAGCCAAATCCTAAAAGTGGGTAGAGCGTCGCGGCAAAGGCAAACAAAAAGATGCCACCCAGTGCATCAGAGAGAAAACCTGTGAGATGATAGAGTCTAAGAGAATCCAGTTTCTCAACATTGAGCCCAAGTTGTGGGTAGAAAAAGCCTGTCGTTACGAGGATAATGAAGAGTCCACAGAGCATTCGAATCGTCCATAAAAGATGAATATCTGCTTGAATAAAGCCCGCTTCCATTAGTCCTGCCATCGAAAGTGCGATAAGCATCAGCGTAAAACCAAGTGTGTAAAAAAAGCTAAATGAAAGCTGGTTAAGTTTTTTAAGGTAAGGCGAAACGACTGCCATCGCCATAAAAAAGATGCCCACACCCATGGCGATATGTGCGTGTGCAACGATCAGGTCATTGCGGTGAAATAACCAGCGAATGGAAGGGATAAACAAGATGTTTCCCTCGATGTCCACAAACAAAAACGAGTAGACCGAGATGGTCAAAAATGGGTTGTTCTTAAAGGTGATGTTAGCATCTCTCAGCCATTTGATAAGCAAAGGCACAAAACAAAGCGTTAGGTACTGAAAAAACCACTCTTGATTGTAGCTAAGATCACCGATAAAAATGCGGTGCGCAACCGAAGCAATGTAGCCAACCAATGGAATGATCCACATTGCGTGATACTTCGCAACAAACGTCTCTTTGGCATGCAGTTTGATAAGAAGGTAAAAAATAGGAATCAGGGTAAAACTCATCCCCAGCGTATTGTCTCCATGCGGTCCTACGATGGTCTTTTCCACTTGTCCGATGATGGGATTCATAAGCACCAAAAGTGCTATGGGTGAGGCAATCACAAGGTATAAAGAGACTTTGATCCACAAGGGAATGACTTTGTACGCTTTGATGTAGTCGTACAGCGCTAAGATGTAAAAAACACCCGAAAAGGCAAGAATGAAGTTAAGCTCATACGCAAAGTCATAAAATACGAGTCCACGATGCACGCCCAAAAGAAGGCTGATGGTCATAAAGACCAAAAAGATGCACCAAAGGGTAAAGTAGATCTTGAGTTTTTCAAGCCCTTTTTCACTGTGAACGTTCTCTTTTTCCATCAAAACAAACGGCAAAAACGAGAGCATCAACGGCACAAAACCATAGAGCATCAACGAAACATGCGCACTTCGAGCATTGACCGCTGAGAGCGTGGAAGAGGGCAGAAAGTAGCCCAAAAGGTTGAGCGAATACTCAAAGCCAAAGGCTAAGCCAAGGACTAAAAAAAGTGAGCCTATCGCAAAGGCTTTTTGTATAAAACTAGAGAATTTTTCCATCTGTTACCTCGATAATTTTGTCTGTATAGGTCGATACATTGCGGTCGTGCGTCGCGATGATAATGGTCGTGCCATTTTTGGAGAGCGAT from Sulfurospirillum multivorans DSM 12446 carries:
- a CDS encoding cbb3-type cytochrome c oxidase subunit I, which translates into the protein MEKFSSFIQKAFAIGSLFLVLGLAFGFEYSLNLLGYFLPSSTLSAVNARSAHVSLMLYGFVPLMLSFLPFVLMEKENVHSEKGLEKLKIYFTLWCIFLVFMTISLLLGVHRGLVFYDFAYELNFILAFSGVFYILALYDYIKAYKVIPLWIKVSLYLVIASPIALLVLMNPIIGQVEKTIVGPHGDNTLGMSFTLIPIFYLLIKLHAKETFVAKYHAMWIIPLVGYIASVAHRIFIGDLSYNQEWFFQYLTLCFVPLLIKWLRDANITFKNNPFLTISVYSFLFVDIEGNILFIPSIRWLFHRNDLIVAHAHIAMGVGIFFMAMAVVSPYLKKLNQLSFSFFYTLGFTLMLIALSMAGLMEAGFIQADIHLLWTIRMLCGLFIILVTTGFFYPQLGLNVEKLDSLRLYHLTGFLSDALGGIFLFAFAATLYPLLGFGFEGKYEYIAFAFMTTTGILHLFGLLQPLYAPMLAKISAFNRIVVSAMFLSLYLSHQLGVEAMLIAVYDLVFASVYIMFASKFERRLYV